A genomic stretch from Halichoerus grypus chromosome 5, mHalGry1.hap1.1, whole genome shotgun sequence includes:
- the PDE4B gene encoding 3',5'-cyclic-AMP phosphodiesterase 4B isoform X7, with protein sequence MVPRLLPQRKFLEESYQKLAMETLEELDWCLDQLETIQTYRSVSEMASNKFKRMLNRELTHLSEMSRSGNQVSEYISNTFLDKQNDVEIPSPTQKDREKKKKQQLMTQISGVKKLMHSSSLNNTSISRFGVNTENEDHLAKELEDLNKWGLNIFNVAGYSHNRPLTCIMYAIFQERDLLKTFKISSDTFVTYMMTLEDHYHSDVAYHNSLHAADVAQSTHVLLSTPALDAVFTDLEILAAIFAAAIHDVDHPGVSNQFLINTNSELALMYNDESVLENHHLAVGFKLLQEEHCDIFQNLSKKQRQTLRKMVIDMVLATDMSKHMSLLADLKTMVETKKVTSSGVLLLDNYTDRIQVLRNMVHCADLSNPTKSLELYRQWTDRIMEEFFQQGDKERERGMEISPMCDKHTASVEKSQVGFIDYIVHPLWETWADLVQPDAQDILDTLEDNRNWYQSMIPQSPSPPPDEQGRDCQGLMEKFQFELTLEEEDSEGPDKEGEGHNYFSSTKTLCVIDPDHRDSLGETDGDTGAEDKSPIDT encoded by the exons TTCAAAAGAATGCTGAACCGGGAGCTGACACACCTTTCAGAGATGAGCCGATCAGGGAACCAGGTTTCTGAATACATTTCAAATACTTTCTTAG ACAAGCAGAATGATGTGGAGATTCCATCTCCTACCCAGAAAGAccgagagaagaagaaaaagcaacagCTCATGACACAGATAAGCGGTGTGAAAAAACTAATGCATAGTTCAAGCTTGAACAATACAAGCATCTCACGCTTTGGAGTCAACACGGAAAACGAAGATCATCTGGCCAAG GAGCTGGAAGACCTGAACAAATGGGGCCTTAACATCTTCAATGTGGCTGGATATTCACACAACAGGCCCCTCACATGCATCATGTATGCCATATTCCAG GAAAGAGACCTCCTAAAGACATTCAAAATCTCATCTGATACATTTGTAACCTACATGATGACTTTAGAAGACCATTACCATTCTGATGTGGCATATCATAACAGCCTACACGCTGCTGATGTAGCCCAGTCAACCCATGTTCTTCTTTCTACGCCAGCATTAGAT GCCGTCTTCACCGATTTGGAAATTCTGGCCGCCATTTTTGCAGCTGCTATCCATGACGTTGATCACCCTGGAGTCTCCAACCAGTTTCTCATCAACACAA ATTCAGAACTCGCTTTGATGTATAATGATGAATCTGTGTTGGAAAACCATCACCTTGCTGTGGGTTTCAAACTGCTGCAGGAAGAACACTGTGACATCTTCCAGAATCTCAGCAAGAAGCAACGCCAGACGCTCAGGAAAATGGTTATCGACATG GTGTTAGCAACGGATATGTCCAAACATATGAGTCTGCTGGCAGATCTGAAGACAATGGTAGAAACAAAGAAAGTTACAAGTTCAGGTGTTCTTCTCCTGGACAACTACACGGATCGTATACAG GTCCTTCGCAACATGGTACACTGTGCAGACCTGAGCAACCCCACCAAGTCCTTGGAATTGTATCGGCAGTGGACAGACCGCATCATGGAGGAATTTTTCCAGCAGGGCGACAAAGAGCGGGAGAGGGGAATGGAGATTAGCCCAATGTGCGACAAGCACACGGCTTCTGTGGAAAAATCCCAG gtTGGTTTCATTGACTACATCGTGCATCCACTGTGGGAGACCTGGGCAGATCTGGTGCAGCCTGACGCCCAGGACATTCTGGATACGTTGGAAGATAACAGGAACTGGTACCAGAGCATGATACCCCAGAGCCCCTCCCCGCCGCCGGACGAGCAGGGCAGAGACTGTCAGGGTCTGATGGAGAAGTTCCAATTTGAACTGACCCTTGAAGAGGAGGATTCCGAAGGCCCTGACAAAGAGGGAGAGGGTCACAATTATTTCAGCAGCACAAAGACGCTTTGTGTGATTGACCCTGACCATAGGGATTCGCTAGGAGAGACTGATGGAGACACTGGGGCAGAAGACAAGTCCCCGATTGACACATAA
- the PDE4B gene encoding 3',5'-cyclic-AMP phosphodiesterase 4B isoform X8 yields MPEANYLLSVSWGYIKFKRMLNRELTHLSEMSRSGNQVSEYISNTFLDKQNDVEIPSPTQKDREKKKKQQLMTQISGVKKLMHSSSLNNTSISRFGVNTENEDHLAKELEDLNKWGLNIFNVAGYSHNRPLTCIMYAIFQERDLLKTFKISSDTFVTYMMTLEDHYHSDVAYHNSLHAADVAQSTHVLLSTPALDAVFTDLEILAAIFAAAIHDVDHPGVSNQFLINTNSELALMYNDESVLENHHLAVGFKLLQEEHCDIFQNLSKKQRQTLRKMVIDMVLATDMSKHMSLLADLKTMVETKKVTSSGVLLLDNYTDRIQVLRNMVHCADLSNPTKSLELYRQWTDRIMEEFFQQGDKERERGMEISPMCDKHTASVEKSQVGFIDYIVHPLWETWADLVQPDAQDILDTLEDNRNWYQSMIPQSPSPPPDEQGRDCQGLMEKFQFELTLEEEDSEGPDKEGEGHNYFSSTKTLCVIDPDHRDSLGETDGDTGAEDKSPIDT; encoded by the exons ATGCCTGAGGCAAACTATTTGTTATCTGTATCTTGGGGTTACATCAAG TTCAAAAGAATGCTGAACCGGGAGCTGACACACCTTTCAGAGATGAGCCGATCAGGGAACCAGGTTTCTGAATACATTTCAAATACTTTCTTAG ACAAGCAGAATGATGTGGAGATTCCATCTCCTACCCAGAAAGAccgagagaagaagaaaaagcaacagCTCATGACACAGATAAGCGGTGTGAAAAAACTAATGCATAGTTCAAGCTTGAACAATACAAGCATCTCACGCTTTGGAGTCAACACGGAAAACGAAGATCATCTGGCCAAG GAGCTGGAAGACCTGAACAAATGGGGCCTTAACATCTTCAATGTGGCTGGATATTCACACAACAGGCCCCTCACATGCATCATGTATGCCATATTCCAG GAAAGAGACCTCCTAAAGACATTCAAAATCTCATCTGATACATTTGTAACCTACATGATGACTTTAGAAGACCATTACCATTCTGATGTGGCATATCATAACAGCCTACACGCTGCTGATGTAGCCCAGTCAACCCATGTTCTTCTTTCTACGCCAGCATTAGAT GCCGTCTTCACCGATTTGGAAATTCTGGCCGCCATTTTTGCAGCTGCTATCCATGACGTTGATCACCCTGGAGTCTCCAACCAGTTTCTCATCAACACAA ATTCAGAACTCGCTTTGATGTATAATGATGAATCTGTGTTGGAAAACCATCACCTTGCTGTGGGTTTCAAACTGCTGCAGGAAGAACACTGTGACATCTTCCAGAATCTCAGCAAGAAGCAACGCCAGACGCTCAGGAAAATGGTTATCGACATG GTGTTAGCAACGGATATGTCCAAACATATGAGTCTGCTGGCAGATCTGAAGACAATGGTAGAAACAAAGAAAGTTACAAGTTCAGGTGTTCTTCTCCTGGACAACTACACGGATCGTATACAG GTCCTTCGCAACATGGTACACTGTGCAGACCTGAGCAACCCCACCAAGTCCTTGGAATTGTATCGGCAGTGGACAGACCGCATCATGGAGGAATTTTTCCAGCAGGGCGACAAAGAGCGGGAGAGGGGAATGGAGATTAGCCCAATGTGCGACAAGCACACGGCTTCTGTGGAAAAATCCCAG gtTGGTTTCATTGACTACATCGTGCATCCACTGTGGGAGACCTGGGCAGATCTGGTGCAGCCTGACGCCCAGGACATTCTGGATACGTTGGAAGATAACAGGAACTGGTACCAGAGCATGATACCCCAGAGCCCCTCCCCGCCGCCGGACGAGCAGGGCAGAGACTGTCAGGGTCTGATGGAGAAGTTCCAATTTGAACTGACCCTTGAAGAGGAGGATTCCGAAGGCCCTGACAAAGAGGGAGAGGGTCACAATTATTTCAGCAGCACAAAGACGCTTTGTGTGATTGACCCTGACCATAGGGATTCGCTAGGAGAGACTGATGGAGACACTGGGGCAGAAGACAAGTCCCCGATTGACACATAA